The genomic stretch AACAGGTAGCCGAGAGTGACGCTGGTGGTGGTCGTGGCCGTGACGTCGTTCGGCCCGCGCAGGGTGAACACCATATCCAAACCGGCCTTCATCGCCCAGTTCAGAGCCAGCGCATTCTGCGGCGAGACGATCAGGGTAATCACATCCGGGGGTCGAACGGTCGTTGTCTGCTGCTCCGAGCCAGCGGGCGCGCCAACTCCTCCCGGCTGGACCGACGCCAATTGGCCGAGCGCCTCCTCGTCGGCGGTCTTGAAGGAGCCGACGTGCAGCACGGTCGCGTTCTCAATCAGCCGCTGAGAGACCAGCCTGGGGCGCTGGGCTTCGGTCGGTTGCTGGTACAGAGGCACATCGGTATCCTGCACGATTTCGAGCTTGCCCATGGGTGGCGGCTCAGGGTTGGTGCACTCCGGGCCGCGTTCGCCCTGCGTGAGATCCGTACAGGCGTAACCCGTGAGGTTGCCCCCATCCTGCCCGAGGAGCAGCATCGTGTCGTTCGGGAGCAGGGTCTGGAAATCCTCATCCAGATCCAGCACCACGGCGCTGACGATGACATCCACTTTGTCGCCACCGCGCAGGGCGTAGGCGACGCTCGACAGGCGCGTGATCGGGACGGAGATCGCCGTGAAGCCGGGAGGGATGGCGACCGCCGCCACGCTTCCCGCTCCCAGCAGCTTGCCCGGTTCCTCAGTCAGCATGTTCTGGGTGACGGGCAGGCCGCGGGCGATGTCCAGCCGGGCATACTTGCCTGTGACCTGGCTGACGTCTGTCAGCATGGTCTCGACGATCAGATCACGCGGGTACGGGGAGACGACCACGGCATTCTCGGGGATGCTCGAGCCGCGGGCGATGTCCTGAGCCGCGATCACGATCGTCCCGATATCCGCCGGCGCCTGGGGGCCATCCGACGGGCCGGAGCCAGCGCCGCCTGAGAAACGCCTCAGAACCAGGAACGCCGCCAGCACCCCCAGCAGCAGTACCATGGCGACCAGGATCAGCATTCGTCCGCGGCGCATAGTCCCTCCTTAGGCAGTCACGCTCAAGATGCCACCGTCTGGCAATAATACAGTCTGCAAGTCCTTTGTCAAGCCAAAGGCGTCGGACCAGGCAAGCCGGATCGACGCTTCCCCTTCGACACATGGAGCCCTATCGCCGATAGGGCTCCATCTCAGCTCGTGCTCAGTCCGTCCCTCTCCGGCTTCGCCGGACAGGGCGCTAGATGTTGGTGACGATGTTGCTGAACACGTTGCCGATGGCCGGTCCAAGCAGCGCAAGGATGACGATGACAACGACCGCAACCAAGACGAGAATCAGCGCGTACTCGACCAGGCCCTGACCTTTTTCTCTCGGGGCAAACAACATGGCGCTTCCCTCCTTTCCCTCGGATCTCCTGTTGTTTCCAGGGTGCCCTCATTATAGGGAGCCAGGAGGGAGCCTCTCAATAGGACCTCGGTCCGCGCCGCCTCTGCCCCACCGGCCGGCCGGCCGCCCCGCGGGCCTTACAGCTGCCTTGCTCACTCCACCGGAATGGCAAAGGCAATTCGCGTGCCACTTCCTGGGGTGGATTCGATTTCCAGACTGCCGCCGACCTGCTGGATCCGCTTGGCCAGGCGCTTCAGGCCCCTCTCCGGCGCGGCCTCCGACAGCACGGCCTCCCGGTCAAAGCCTCGGCCGTTGTCCTCGACGCTGACCCGGATCTGGGCCACATCCATGTCCAGGCTGACCTTGGCCTGGGTCGCCTGGGCATGGTCCCGGATGTTCCCCAACAGGGTCTGTGCAGCCCGGAAGATCAGAACCTCCCGGTGGGACTCCAGCCGGCGCTCCGACCCAGTGACGACCACTGTCAGCGCCAATCCGGTCTTGTCCTTGAAGGCGTCGGAGTAGCGGCGAACGGTCGGGACCAGGCCGAGGTCGTCGAGCATCATTGGCC from Anaerolineales bacterium encodes the following:
- a CDS encoding SAF domain-containing protein, encoding MRRGRMLILVAMVLLLGVLAAFLVLRRFSGGAGSGPSDGPQAPADIGTIVIAAQDIARGSSIPENAVVVSPYPRDLIVETMLTDVSQVTGKYARLDIARGLPVTQNMLTEEPGKLLGAGSVAAVAIPPGFTAISVPITRLSSVAYALRGGDKVDVIVSAVVLDLDEDFQTLLPNDTMLLLGQDGGNLTGYACTDLTQGERGPECTNPEPPPMGKLEIVQDTDVPLYQQPTEAQRPRLVSQRLIENATVLHVGSFKTADEEALGQLASVQPGGVGAPAGSEQQTTTVRPPDVITLIVSPQNALALNWAMKAGLDMVFTLRGPNDVTATTTTSVTLGYLFENYRIEVPEPLNFGVEPRLNQPITPVLPNDAPPPAPPQ
- a CDS encoding Flp family type IVb pilin, with protein sequence MLFAPREKGQGLVEYALILVLVAVVVIVILALLGPAIGNVFSNIVTNI